Part of the Methylomonas sp. AM2-LC genome, GGTTATGAATTGCCCGTACAAGCAAAACCCAAAGCGAATCTGGTGTTTTTGATAGATACCTCTGGCTCTATGAATGAAGCCAATAAGCTACCCTTAGTCAAAAATGCCTTAAAACTGTTACTCGATAGTTTAAGTGCTGAGGATAGTGTCGCCATAGTCACCTATGCAGGTAATGCTGGGGTAGCACTGGAACCAACCCATGTTAAAGACAAAAACAAAATTATCAGTATTATTGACAACCTGGGGGCCATGGGCTCAACCGCAGGTGCGGAAGGCATAAGACAAGCCTATCAACTGGCCAAACAAAACTTTGACCCCAAAGGTGTCAATCGGGTGCTCTTGGCCACTGATGGTGATTTTAATGTGGGCATTAGCGATGAAAACGAATTAAAAAGCTTTATCGAACACGAACGTGCCAGCGGCGTAAGCTTGTCGGTATTGGGTTTTGGTACGGGGAATTACAATGACAGCCTGATGCAAACTCTGGCGCAAAACGGCAACGGCAATGCCGCCTATATCGATACCTTGAACGAAGCCCGCAAAGTTTTAGTCACCGAAGCTAGCTCTACCCTGTTCACTATAGCCAAAGATGTGAAAATACAGGTGGAGTTTAATCCGGCTCAGATTGCAGAGTATCGATTGATTGGCTATGAAACTCGGCAGCTAAAAACCGAAGACTTTAACAACGACAAAGTGGATGCAGGCGATATTGGATCTGGACATACGGTAACAGCACTGTATGAAATTACCCCGGTAAACAGCCAAAGCAAAGCCATTGACGAACTGCGTTATGCCCCGCAAAACGCAAAACCAGAAATGAGCAAAATCACTGATGAGTACGGGTTTATTAAAATCCGCTATAAATTGCCAAATAGTGATAAAAGCAGCTTAATCACCACCCCAATAACGGCTAGTCAAGAAAGTAAATCGATCACTGGAGTAGCGCAAGATGCGCGATTTGCAACGGCTGTTGCTGCTTTTGGTCAATTACTGCGTGGCGATCCATATTTACAAAACTATAGTTATGATGATGTGATTGCTCTGGCAGACGCGGCTAAGGGGGATGATCATTTTGGCTACCGGGCCGAATTTGTCAATCTGGTGCGAATGGCTAAAAATGCACCCGCGTTGCCAGTGTTAAACCAATAAAAACAGTGTACGGAGATATTCAAATGACCCAAAGCCTTACCTATCCAGGTGTATATATTCAGGAAATTTCTAGCAGTGATCATACTATTATAGGAGTTACCACTGCTATTACCGCCTTTATAGGTTGGGCACCAAAGGGTAGTATTTCCAAAGCGGAAGCTATCAGCAGCTGGTCCGAATACAGCCGGCTGTATGGTGGCCTGGATAGCCGAAGTTATCTGGGCTATGCTGTTAATCAGTATTTCGAAAACGGTGGCCAGCAAGCTTATATTGTGCGTCTGGTTGATCCAACAACAGCCACATCAGCCAGCGTAACAATTGCGGGAATGACGGTAACAGCCTCTGCGCCAGGTTCCTGGCTTAATGGTTACCGCATTAACATAC contains:
- a CDS encoding VWA domain-containing protein, encoding MTDEWEDLKHLLRQTPDIKPNPAAKKAAINAALSQFEKNNSRLTQGISKSNRLKDTAFMVGHFIFGRTQMKKYQILLVGAFCALFVVWLTNPLQQASETLLLDMKPDAQPVISKLEEPDSELSKKLPESTPIVAAKEKSVNQNTPEFSRALITPLNTIRSSAPNITNMPRMQMADAISPYNQPSQGGDKFKASTPNPIKLTKQEPVSTFSIDVDTASYSFVRNALNQNVLPQRNAVRVEELINYFPYAYSPAQQANEPFKAQVSVFPSPWNSNNKLLHIGIKGYELPVQAKPKANLVFLIDTSGSMNEANKLPLVKNALKLLLDSLSAEDSVAIVTYAGNAGVALEPTHVKDKNKIISIIDNLGAMGSTAGAEGIRQAYQLAKQNFDPKGVNRVLLATDGDFNVGISDENELKSFIEHERASGVSLSVLGFGTGNYNDSLMQTLAQNGNGNAAYIDTLNEARKVLVTEASSTLFTIAKDVKIQVEFNPAQIAEYRLIGYETRQLKTEDFNNDKVDAGDIGSGHTVTALYEITPVNSQSKAIDELRYAPQNAKPEMSKITDEYGFIKIRYKLPNSDKSSLITTPITASQESKSITGVAQDARFATAVAAFGQLLRGDPYLQNYSYDDVIALADAAKGDDHFGYRAEFVNLVRMAKNAPALPVLNQ